One Pyrus communis chromosome 4, drPyrComm1.1, whole genome shotgun sequence genomic region harbors:
- the LOC137733002 gene encoding cysteine-rich receptor-like protein kinase 3: protein MSKFILLWFFPLFLFLKSARSDPRATQAAMICTNDTAPTPERQTFIANFLAAMDAVTPQIATRRYATAVTGTGNATVFAFGECMRDLSKQDCDLCFAQCKTKLLGCLPFQKATLGGRLFYDGCYLRYDDFDFFNQSLSPQDRTICGDRDFGRNRTVFKDNALRLVRNLSSTSPKNDGFSAGFAVGEGNVSVYGLAQCWEFVKGPGCEECLADAVRRIGSCPPKEEGRVLNAGCYLRYSAQKFYDNNTVTDDVGRNGGRRGLAITLAVTSAAFAVVLTISALAFCARKKILTRRKAASEKKQFGALLANVNKSQLNFSYEVLEKATNYFHDSNKLGQGGSGSVYKGVLPDGKVVAIKRLFFNTRQWVDHFFNEVNLISGIHHKNLVKLLGCSITGPESLLVYEYVPNQSLHDYFNVKNNVEPLRWDLRYKIILGTAEGLAYLHEESKLRIIHRDIKLSNILLDEEFMAKIADFGLARMFPEDKTHISTAIAGTLGYMAPEYIIRGKLTEKADVYSFGVLVIEVICGKRNISILSSSISILQMTWDLYGTCRLCDAVDPLLEGKFENEEASRLLQIGLLCVQASAELRPAMSLVVKMLTENLEIPQPTQPPFLNSGSAEFNRNIPSRNFNSLPAESNTQSSKNSMTQSWIEPR, encoded by the exons ATGTCCAAATTTATCTTACTTTGGTTCTTTCCTCTGTTTTTGTTTCTAAAGAGTGCTCGTTCTGATCCGAGGGCCACTCAGGCAGCGATGATATGCACAAACGACACAGCTCCGACCCCAGAACGTCAAACCTTCATCGCCAACTTCTTAGCAGCCATGGACGCCGTCACCCCACAGATTGCCACCCGAAGATACGCCACCGCCGTCACCGGAACTGGAAACGCCACCGTTTTCGCTTTTGGCGAGTGCATGAGAGACCTATCCAAGCAAGACTGCGACCTCTGCTTCGCCCAGTGCAAGACCAAACTTTTAGGGTGCCTCCCGTTTCAGAAAGCAACTCTCGGCGGCCGCCTTTTTTACGACGGTTGCTATCTCCGGTACGATGATTTCGATTTCTTCAACCAGAGCTTGAGTCCCCAGGACAGGACCATTTGTGGGGACAGAGATTTTGGTCGGAATCGGACAGTTTTTAAGGATAATGCTCTGAGGTTGGTGAGGAATTTGAGCTCGACGTCGCCTAAGAATGATGGGTTTTCTGCTGGGTTTGCGGTGGGTGAAGGGAACGTTTCGGTTTACGGGTTGGCGCAGTGTTGGGAGTTTGTGAAGGGGCCTGGTTGCGAGGAGTGTTTGGCTGACGCCGTTAGGAGAATCGGGTCTTGCCCTCCGAAAGAAGAAGGGAGGGTTTTGAATGCTGGTTGTTACTTGAGGTATTCGGCTCAGAAGTTCTATGATAACAATACAGTCACCGATGATGTAGGCCGAAATGGAG GACGCCGCGGCTTGGCGATAACTTTGGCTGTAACATCTGCTGCATTTGCTGTTGTGCTGACTATTTCTGCACTTGCTTTCTGTGCAAGGAAGAAAATACTGACGAGAAGGAAAG CTGCTTCAGAGAAAAAGCAATTCGGAGCTCTGTTGGCCAATGTGAATAAGTCCCAACTCAATTTTTCATACGAAGTTCTCGAAAAGGCCACCAATTACTTTCATGATTCCAACAAGCTTGGACAAGGAGGATCTGGCTCAGTGTATAAG GGAGTTTTGCCGGATGGCAAGGTTGTTGCCATAAAGAGGCTGTTCTTCAACACAAGGCAATGGGTGGATCATTTCTTCAATGAAGTCAATTTGATCAGCGGAATCCATCATAAAAATCTTGTAAAGCTGTTGGGATGCAGCATTACAGGCCCCGAAAGCCTTCTTGTTTATGAGTATGTCCCAAATCAAAGCCTTCATGATTATTTTAATG TGAAAAATAATGTGGAGCCACTGAGGTGGGATTTGAGGTATAAAATCATACTGGGAACAGCTGAGGGCTTGGCCTATCTTCATGAAGAATCGAAATTGAGGATCATTCATAGGGATATAAAACTGAGTAACATTCTGCTCGACGAGGAATTCATGGCGAAGATTGCTGATTTCGGACTTGCTAGAATGTTCCCTGAAGATAAAACCCACATAAGCACTGCCATTGCTGGCACACT AGGTTATATGGCTCCAGAGTATATCATTCGTGGCAAGTTGACTGAGAAGGCGGATGTTTACAGTTTTGGAGTTCTTGTCATCGAAGTCATATGTGGAAAGAGGAACATCTCCATCCTTTCAAGTTCGATTTCTATCCTACAGATG ACCTGGGATCTTTATGGAACGTGTAGGTTATGTGATGCTGTCGATCCACTACTAGAAGGTAAGTTTGAAAATGAAGAAGCATCTCGATTACTTCAAATCGGGTTACTTTGTGTGCAAGCTTCAGCAGAGCTGCGGCCAGCAATGTCATTAGTCGTGAAAATGCTTACCGAAAATCTTGAGATTCCTCAGCCAACACAGCCACCATTTCTCAATTCTGGTAGCGCGGAATTCaacaggaatattccgtcgcgtAATTTCAATTCTCTGCCTGCGGAGTCTAACACGCAATCTTCGAAGAATAGCATGACTCAGAGCTGGATTGAGCCTAGATGA
- the LOC137731410 gene encoding polygalacturonase At1g48100-like, giving the protein MEPEASELPKGDDCVSIQTGCDNVHVHHIKCGPGHGISLGGLGGNQSTACVSNIIVNDISFNNTQLGVRIKTWPGGRGSVKNVSFSNIEVSNVGKPIVIDQNYCDKKLKKIMCKKNHRGAVAISGVKYERITGNYTQQPILLNCSSDTPCTDVDLIDIQLKPISEKLRSSPGRDWCQNSYGKTKAPLVPSSIDYCLGRDGNPLLKNIAKSHEKNIMC; this is encoded by the exons atggaacccgaagccagtgagcttccaaaag GAGATGACTGTGTGTCCATACAAACAGGCTGCGATAATGTTCATGTTCATCATATTAAATGTGGCCCTGGCCATGGCATAAG TCTAGGAGGACTTGGAGGAAACCAAAGTACAGCATGTGTCTCAAACATTATTGTGAACGACATTTCATTCAACAACACTCAATTAGGAGTTAGGATCAAGACTTGGCCg GGCGGACGGGGATCTGTGAAGAATGTATCATTTTCGAATATCGAGGTTTCCAATGTGGGCAAACCTATCGTGATAGACCAGAACTATtgtgacaaaaaattaaaaaaaattatgtgcaAGAAAAACCATAGAGGAGCTGTAGCAATCTCAGGTGTTAAATACGAACGGATTACCGGGAATTATACACAGCAGCCTATTCTTCTAAATTGTAGCAGTGACACTCCATGCACAGATGTGGACCTTATTGATATTCAGCTCAAGCCAATATCTGAGAAGCTGAGGTCATCACCTGGACGTGATTGGTGTCAAAACTCTTACGGGAAGACAAAAGCTCCATTGGTTCCTTCAAGCATAGACTACTGCTTGGGAAGAGATGGGAATCCACTACTCAAGAATATAGCAAAGTCACACGAGAAGAATATTATGTGTTAG
- the LOC137733036 gene encoding polygalacturonase At1g48100-like encodes MKRSRNSSTLLFLFLIVYVTFSIVSIDARTHHNKKSKPHNEHHKGKGGSHKSHLPGPAPAPLPSSGSRTTFPVLSFGAKGDGVSDDSKALLAAWKAACRVKGATVEIPSGFKFLVHPVTLEGACMPDLVLQIDGTLLAPSKAGSWPDSGLLQWINLKYVHNFTIQGTGSVDGQGFDWWSKSNHIPKSKPTALRFYSGFDVTVRDIKILNSPQCHLKFDNSASIKVDNITITSPENSPNTDGIHLQNTKNVEIQHSTIGCGDDCVSIQTGCDNVHVHHIKCGPGHGISLGGLGGNQSTACVSNIIVNDISFNNTQLGVRIKTWPGGRGSVKNVSFSNIEVSNVGKPIVIDQNYCDKKLKKIMCKKNHRGAVAISGVKYERITGNYTQQPILLNCSSDTPCTDVDLIDIQLKPISEKLRSSPGRDWCQNSYGKTKAPLVPSSIDYCLGRDGNPLLKNIAKSHEKNIMC; translated from the exons ATGAAGAGAAGTAGAAATTCATCTActctcctttttttatttttaattgtctATGTCACATTTTCTATAGTTTCAATTGATGCAAGAACTCATCACAACAAGAAGAGCAAACCACATAATGAACATCATAAAGGGAAGGGTGGCAGTCATAAATCACATTTGCCTGGCCCTGCTCCAGCCCCTCTTCCTTCCTCTGGTTCTCGAACAACTTTCCCCGTCCTGTCATTCGGAGCCAAGGGTGATGGAGTCTCCGATGATTCAAAG GCACTCTTAGCAGCATGGAAAGCTGCCTGCAGGGTTAAAGGGGCAACTGTCGAAATCCCATCAGGATTCAAGTTCCTCGTCCACCCCGTAACACTTGAAGGCGCGTGTATGCCTGACCTTGTTCTTCAG ATAGATGGAACTCTCTTGGCTCCATCAAAAGCAGGTTCCTGGCCAGATTCCGGTTTGTTACAATGGATAAACTTAAAATACGTCCATAACTTCACCATCCAGGGCACTGGTAGTGTTGATGGCCAGGGCTTTGACTGGTGGAGCAAGTCCAACCACATCCCGAAATCGAAACCCACT GCTTTAAGATTTTATTCAGGCTTTGACGTCACAGTTCGCGATATCAAAATCTTAAACAGTCCTCAGTGCCATCTAAAATTTGACAACTCTGCGTCGATCAAAGTTGACAACATTACCATAACTTCACCAGAGAATAGCCCAAACACTGACGGCATTCACTTGCAAAACACCAAAAATGTGGAAATTCAGCATTCTACTATTGGCTGTG GAGATGACTGTGTGTCCATACAAACAGGCTGCGATAATGTTCATGTTCATCATATTAAATGTGGCCCTGGCCATGGCATAAG TCTAGGAGGACTTGGAGGAAACCAAAGTACAGCATGTGTCTCAAACATTATTGTGAACGACATTTCATTCAACAACACTCAATTAGGAGTTAGGATCAAGACTTGGCCg GGCGGACGGGGATCTGTGAAGAATGTATCATTTTCGAATATCGAGGTTTCCAATGTGGGCAAACCTATCGTGATAGACCAGAACTATtgtgacaaaaaattaaaaaaaattatgtgcaAGAAAAACCATAGAGGAGCTGTAGCAATCTCAGGTGTTAAATACGAACGGATTACCGGGAATTATACACAGCAGCCTATTCTTCTAAATTGTAGCAGTGACACTCCATGCACAGATGTGGACCTTATTGATATTCAGCTCAAGCCAATATCTGAGAAGCTGAGGTCATCACCTGGACGTGATTGGTGTCAAAACTCTTACGGGAAGACAAAAGCTCCATTGGTTCCTTCAAGCATAGACTACTGCTTGGGAAGAGATGGGAATCCACTACTCAAGAATATAGCAAAGTCACACGAGAAGAATATTATGTGTTAG